One window of Tenacibaculum maritimum NCIMB 2154 genomic DNA carries:
- a CDS encoding PKD domain-containing protein, with product MKNRDTIGVSLFVILMLFIACYQETPIFIAANFTTSFVNDDISVPVQVSIRNKTEGADTYQWTFEGATITSSTAKNPGSITYEKAGTYPILLKASNIDGEEVVLKKEITVVEGIDIQFSTEIIASNYPPVTVGITNNTIGNQLTYLWKFEGGVPESSTDRTPRNVVFESPGKHCIEVAVSNGFETIVKKQIITVLPDIEIDFDWKVNFFDDDYQAPVGIVLENKTSNAIRYEWSFEKGIPARSTLKNPSVIFQDKGVHNIVLIASNGKKTKKFQKSIEIYDNTNLRVFNDVKLGINTAHNANTIGAFFSTKLRKVFTKNEVTSDNGSEIDLSFLGLNNRFNFNKFVSPMLVGANGFNVIPNAKHTVFVNKQENCNCGVNFTTAQFDAMQNDLPLLGLSIVETSSGVLHFDNAMKPRIVLFQTADGRKGAIKIKEFKNEGDNSYIVCDIKVQKE from the coding sequence ATGAAAAATAGAGATACAATAGGAGTTAGTTTATTCGTAATATTAATGTTATTTATAGCCTGTTACCAAGAAACCCCAATTTTTATAGCGGCTAATTTTACAACTTCGTTTGTAAATGACGATATATCTGTACCCGTTCAAGTCAGTATTCGTAATAAAACGGAAGGAGCTGATACGTATCAGTGGACTTTTGAAGGAGCAACTATCACTTCATCAACGGCTAAAAACCCAGGGAGTATTACTTATGAAAAAGCAGGAACTTACCCGATTTTGTTAAAGGCGAGCAATATAGATGGAGAGGAAGTTGTATTAAAAAAGGAGATTACTGTGGTAGAAGGAATTGATATTCAATTTTCAACAGAAATAATAGCGAGTAATTACCCTCCTGTAACAGTAGGTATTACGAATAATACGATTGGGAATCAATTGACTTATTTATGGAAATTTGAAGGAGGTGTTCCAGAAAGTTCCACGGATAGAACCCCTAGAAATGTAGTATTTGAAAGTCCAGGAAAGCATTGTATTGAAGTTGCTGTTTCTAATGGTTTTGAAACGATTGTCAAAAAACAAATAATAACAGTATTGCCTGATATAGAGATTGATTTTGATTGGAAAGTAAACTTTTTTGATGATGACTATCAAGCTCCTGTTGGTATCGTATTAGAAAATAAAACGAGTAATGCTATTCGCTATGAGTGGAGTTTTGAAAAAGGAATACCAGCGAGGAGTACGCTGAAAAATCCGAGTGTCATATTTCAAGATAAAGGCGTACATAATATTGTTTTAATAGCATCTAATGGAAAGAAAACTAAAAAGTTTCAAAAATCAATAGAAATTTATGATAATACAAATTTAAGAGTCTTTAACGATGTTAAATTAGGAATTAATACCGCGCATAATGCCAACACTATAGGAGCTTTTTTTTCTACTAAACTCCGAAAAGTATTTACAAAAAATGAAGTAACTAGTGATAATGGTAGCGAAATAGATCTTTCTTTTTTAGGACTCAATAATCGTTTTAATTTTAATAAATTTGTGTCTCCTATGCTTGTAGGTGCCAATGGTTTTAATGTAATTCCAAATGCTAAGCATACCGTATTTGTAAATAAACAAGAGAATTGTAATTGTGGGGTGAATTTTACCACCGCTCAATTTGATGCGATGCAAAATGATCTGCCGTTATTGGGGCTTAGCATTGTAGAGACTTCAAGTGGGGTATTGCATTTTGATAATGCAATGAAACCAAGGATTGTATTATTTCAAACAGCAGATGGGAGAAAAGGAGCAATTAAGATAAAGGAGTTTAAAAATGAGGGAGATAACTCATACATAGTTTGCGATATTAAAGTACAGAAAGAGTAG
- a CDS encoding porin family protein — protein sequence MKKKRKCVLFMWVCLFVDIAMAQNIDIETIKKTPKIKVNGTINANTVYYTANKRNARVPFTYFLQGTLNIHWLGFSVPFSYRLTNQGDNFNYQLPFKFNRLSLHPKYKWVQAHIGDVAMTFSPYTLNAHQFTGVGIEVTPNKGTIDFSAMYGRLLKATQNDGNPNTLPTFKRIGYGAKIDWKKERYKLRLIGFYAKDIVNSIKPIPEEKNIKPKENLVISLSGETTIAQKYTLKTEYASTAITQDTRALQSATTPRSLAGLLFNNKLSTAYYNAFKAALDMKLGAMKVGVGYERIDPNYQTLGAYYFNNDFENITLNAARSLFRNRLSVAFNIGYQRDNLNNQKKQSTGRNVGSVNASYQITKDVVLTGAYSNFTTFTNKRLNQFDEINDHDLTNQEAEALNFKQLSQNANLNLNWQLAKKEHITQDMSIGYSLASSANKENNIIRVGQANNFHNANAIYTIGFPKKSLVISPSLNYNYSDIGREDSQAWGASLNINTMFFKNKLNSILGTSYNTNQNKEITTNVFNIRAMVSTVLAKKHQLNLNAIQLFRSSTTKDLLKEFTMTFGYSYAFDIKKPKLKIGRKKGDKKTKEFSFSYKTHTFKGEHSNITRSIKEISNAKEFLDIKNIKRIQHDLSLLEIAIKNNEDASHKKYKKAVIHYLAYLYKHKNFTDTYHQLAFKSLKELYKQAGLLDAQIKSDYVRLVSLTNEKGGVEFISEVDKRNLKIRMLKMKSHEWMKSELEKLTYQDIIKSEGILKEFEKKYLDTIFVMIEGNKTREEIAAYLSLAFAKFYHKKALLILRKE from the coding sequence TTGAAAAAGAAAAGAAAGTGCGTACTCTTTATGTGGGTATGTTTATTTGTTGATATAGCTATGGCTCAAAATATAGATATAGAAACTATCAAAAAAACACCGAAAATTAAAGTAAACGGTACAATCAATGCCAATACAGTATATTACACAGCCAATAAACGCAATGCCCGTGTACCATTTACCTATTTCTTACAAGGAACACTAAATATACACTGGCTCGGTTTTAGCGTTCCCTTTTCTTATCGTTTAACCAATCAAGGAGATAACTTTAATTACCAATTGCCTTTTAAGTTTAATCGGCTCAGTTTACACCCTAAATATAAATGGGTACAAGCACATATAGGAGATGTTGCCATGACTTTCTCTCCTTATACGTTGAATGCTCACCAATTTACAGGAGTAGGTATTGAAGTAACCCCCAATAAAGGTACTATTGATTTTAGTGCGATGTATGGACGTTTACTGAAAGCGACTCAAAATGATGGGAATCCTAACACTTTGCCTACTTTTAAACGTATAGGATATGGAGCAAAAATAGACTGGAAAAAAGAACGGTATAAACTCAGACTTATAGGTTTTTACGCTAAAGATATCGTTAACTCTATAAAACCAATACCAGAAGAAAAAAATATAAAACCAAAAGAAAATCTAGTAATCAGCCTTAGTGGAGAAACAACAATAGCGCAAAAATATACCCTAAAAACAGAATACGCATCAACGGCAATAACGCAAGATACTAGGGCGCTTCAAAGCGCCACTACACCTAGAAGTTTAGCAGGATTGCTATTTAATAACAAACTATCCACAGCATATTACAATGCTTTTAAGGCTGCTTTAGATATGAAATTAGGAGCAATGAAAGTAGGAGTAGGGTATGAACGTATTGATCCTAATTATCAAACATTAGGCGCTTATTATTTTAATAACGATTTTGAAAATATCACGTTAAACGCAGCACGCTCTCTATTTCGTAATAGACTAAGTGTAGCATTTAACATAGGATATCAACGAGATAATTTAAATAATCAAAAGAAGCAATCTACAGGAAGAAATGTAGGAAGCGTAAATGCAAGTTATCAAATTACAAAAGATGTTGTATTGACAGGAGCATATTCCAATTTTACTACATTTACCAATAAAAGATTAAATCAGTTTGATGAAATAAATGACCATGATTTAACCAATCAAGAAGCAGAAGCCTTAAACTTTAAACAATTGTCTCAAAATGCCAATTTAAACTTAAATTGGCAGCTGGCAAAAAAAGAGCATATAACGCAAGATATGAGCATAGGCTACTCATTAGCCTCCTCAGCTAACAAAGAAAATAATATTATTAGAGTAGGACAAGCCAATAACTTTCATAATGCAAATGCAATATACACCATAGGTTTTCCTAAAAAATCATTAGTAATTTCTCCTTCTTTAAATTACAATTACAGTGATATAGGGAGAGAGGATAGCCAAGCATGGGGAGCTTCGTTAAATATTAATACAATGTTTTTTAAGAATAAATTAAATAGCATTTTAGGAACTTCGTATAATACCAATCAGAATAAAGAAATAACCACAAACGTTTTTAATATAAGGGCTATGGTTTCAACAGTATTGGCAAAAAAGCATCAATTAAACCTCAATGCGATACAGCTATTTAGAAGTAGCACTACGAAAGATTTATTAAAGGAATTTACGATGACCTTTGGTTATAGCTATGCATTTGATATAAAAAAGCCCAAACTAAAGATTGGACGTAAAAAAGGGGATAAAAAGACGAAAGAATTTTCATTTTCATATAAAACACATACATTTAAAGGAGAGCATTCAAATATAACCCGTAGCATAAAAGAGATCTCCAACGCTAAAGAATTTCTAGATATTAAGAATATTAAAAGAATACAGCACGATTTGAGTTTGTTAGAAATTGCTATAAAAAATAATGAAGATGCCAGCCATAAAAAGTATAAAAAAGCAGTAATTCATTATTTAGCTTATTTATATAAGCATAAAAATTTTACAGACACCTACCATCAACTAGCTTTTAAGAGTTTAAAAGAGTTGTATAAACAAGCTGGTTTATTAGATGCACAGATAAAATCTGATTATGTTAGATTAGTGTCTTTAACCAATGAAAAAGGAGGAGTTGAATTTATTTCAGAAGTAGATAAAAGGAATTTAAAGATAAGAATGTTAAAAATGAAATCGCATGAGTGGATGAAATCTGAGTTGGAAAAATTGACATATCAAGATATTATAAAAAGCGAAGGAATTTTAAAGGAATTTGAAAAAAAATATCTTGATACAATTTTTGTAATGATTGAAGGCAATAAAACAAGAGAAGAAATAGCAGCATATCTATCTTTAGCTTTTGCAAAATTTTACCATAAGAAAGCACTTCTAATACTTCGTAAAGAATAA
- a CDS encoding UbiA prenyltransferase family protein gives MKFLKQFFDFYINASIHVALAVYSLLRITERYVGLSYNESLDYFIFYGTIVGYNFVKYAGVTEVYHGTKKTLKKIRLFSLISLGIMCYYGAHLSVATLALFIPFGGLTLLYAIPFLSGFQKNLRSISYLKIIIVAIVWVGLTVVLPVFDKGALCTLNIGILGVQRFLMILILILPFEIRDVAYDEVSLQTIPRKLGVEKTKKLGYALLLITVLLEFIIAPNTAFRNAFLVVFLLQLFLLMRATVKQSTYYSSFFVESIPIIWWFILLWN, from the coding sequence ATGAAATTTTTAAAGCAATTTTTTGATTTTTATATAAATGCTAGTATTCATGTTGCATTAGCTGTGTATTCGTTACTAAGAATAACAGAGCGTTATGTAGGGCTTTCTTATAATGAATCCTTAGATTATTTTATTTTTTATGGCACAATAGTAGGATACAATTTTGTAAAGTACGCAGGAGTAACCGAAGTGTATCATGGCACTAAAAAAACACTAAAAAAGATTCGTTTGTTTTCATTGATAAGTTTGGGAATCATGTGCTATTATGGAGCGCATTTATCAGTAGCAACGCTAGCACTGTTTATTCCCTTTGGAGGGTTGACCTTGCTATATGCAATTCCTTTTTTAAGTGGGTTTCAGAAAAATTTAAGAAGTATCAGTTATTTAAAAATTATAATAGTAGCTATTGTTTGGGTAGGATTAACAGTGGTATTACCAGTTTTTGATAAAGGAGCCCTATGTACATTAAACATCGGAATCTTAGGAGTACAACGTTTTTTAATGATCCTTATTTTAATCTTGCCTTTTGAAATCAGAGACGTCGCCTATGACGAGGTATCGTTGCAAACCATTCCAAGAAAGTTAGGCGTTGAAAAAACTAAAAAATTAGGATATGCTTTACTCCTTATAACAGTATTATTAGAATTTATAATTGCACCAAATACAGCATTTAGAAATGCATTTTTAGTGGTGTTCCTCCTGCAACTTTTTTTATTAATGAGAGCAACTGTAAAACAATCAACGTATTATAGTTCGTTTTTTGTAGAATCAATTCCAATAATTTGGTGGTTCATACTTTTGTGGAATTAG
- the serA gene encoding phosphoglycerate dehydrogenase, whose product MNTLKRNYVFDFDSTLTSVEALDVLAEITLEGNPKKDEIIQEIMDITNQGIDGEISFTESLEKRIQLLNAKKADLPLLINALKQKVSPSIERNKEFFEKFSDDIYVISCGFKEFIDEIVAAYNIPSERVYANTFEFDKKEVIVGFDRANVLSVHNGKIQCLKDLDLKGEIQVIGDGYSDAVTKEAGVADKFFAYTENVSRDKTVANADYITPNMDEFLFVNKLPRNISYPKNRIKILLLENIHPDAFEKLSGDGFAVETVSRSLSEEELIEKLKEVHVLGIRSKTQVTKRVIEAAEKLMVVAAFCIGTKQIDLEACKENGIVVFNAPYSNTRSVVELAIGEIIMLMRSVFQRSTELHTGQWNKTAQGSREVRGKKLGIIGYGNIGKQLSVLAEALGMDVYYYDVEDRLALGNATKIDSLKELLNLSDVVTLHIDDNAANKNFIGREEIAQMKDGAHLVNLSRGFVVAIEALVEALKSGKLGGAAIDVYPEEPRKNGAFYTELKGLDNVILTPHVGGSTEEAQKDIADFVPGKIMAYINAGNTVDAVNFPNIRLPKHQNAHRFLHIHKNVSGVMAKINEVLAKYELNITGQYLSTDAKVGYVITDVDKKYNQEVIAELRKVEGTIRFRVLY is encoded by the coding sequence ATGAACACATTAAAAAGAAATTACGTATTTGATTTCGATAGCACATTAACAAGTGTAGAAGCTTTAGATGTTTTAGCAGAAATTACATTGGAGGGCAATCCAAAGAAAGATGAAATCATTCAAGAAATCATGGATATTACCAATCAAGGAATTGATGGAGAAATATCCTTTACGGAATCTTTAGAAAAGCGAATTCAATTACTGAATGCAAAAAAAGCCGATTTACCTTTGTTAATTAATGCTTTAAAGCAAAAGGTATCTCCTTCAATAGAGAGGAATAAAGAGTTTTTTGAAAAATTTTCTGATGATATTTACGTAATTTCCTGTGGTTTTAAAGAATTTATAGACGAAATTGTAGCTGCCTATAACATTCCTTCTGAAAGAGTGTATGCAAATACTTTTGAGTTTGATAAAAAAGAAGTAATTGTTGGATTTGATAGAGCCAATGTACTTTCTGTACACAATGGAAAAATTCAATGCTTAAAAGACTTAGATTTAAAAGGAGAAATTCAAGTAATTGGAGACGGCTATAGTGATGCCGTCACGAAGGAGGCAGGAGTAGCAGACAAATTCTTTGCCTACACAGAAAATGTATCTAGAGATAAAACAGTAGCAAACGCAGATTATATAACACCGAATATGGATGAATTTTTATTTGTAAATAAATTACCAAGAAATATATCATATCCAAAAAATAGGATTAAAATTTTATTATTAGAAAACATACACCCAGATGCTTTTGAAAAATTATCAGGAGATGGTTTTGCCGTAGAAACGGTTTCTAGAAGTTTATCAGAAGAGGAACTGATAGAAAAATTAAAAGAAGTACATGTTTTAGGAATTCGATCAAAAACGCAAGTCACAAAGCGAGTTATTGAAGCAGCTGAAAAATTAATGGTAGTAGCTGCATTTTGTATAGGAACAAAGCAAATTGATTTAGAAGCATGTAAAGAAAATGGGATCGTAGTATTTAATGCCCCTTATAGCAATACACGTTCTGTTGTAGAATTAGCTATAGGAGAAATTATCATGTTAATGCGTAGCGTATTTCAACGAAGTACAGAATTGCATACGGGACAATGGAATAAAACAGCGCAAGGATCAAGAGAAGTGCGTGGTAAAAAATTGGGTATTATAGGATACGGAAATATCGGAAAGCAATTGTCAGTATTAGCAGAGGCTTTAGGAATGGATGTTTATTATTATGATGTGGAAGATCGGTTGGCGCTAGGAAATGCTACTAAAATAGACTCATTAAAAGAATTACTTAATTTGTCAGACGTAGTTACTTTGCATATAGATGATAATGCTGCTAATAAAAACTTTATAGGAAGAGAAGAAATAGCGCAAATGAAAGATGGAGCTCATTTAGTGAATCTTTCGAGAGGCTTTGTAGTAGCTATAGAGGCTTTGGTAGAGGCATTAAAATCTGGAAAATTAGGAGGGGCAGCAATTGATGTATATCCAGAAGAACCAAGAAAAAATGGTGCGTTTTACACGGAGCTAAAAGGACTAGATAATGTTATTTTAACGCCTCATGTAGGAGGAAGTACGGAAGAAGCTCAAAAAGATATAGCAGATTTTGTTCCAGGGAAAATTATGGCATATATCAATGCAGGAAATACAGTAGATGCAGTAAACTTTCCTAATATTCGCTTGCCAAAGCATCAAAATGCACATCGTTTTTTACATATCCATAAGAATGTATCAGGGGTTATGGCAAAAATTAATGAGGTTTTAGCTAAATATGAACTGAACATTACAGGACAATACTTATCTACGGATGCTAAAGTAGGATATGTAATTACAGATGTAGATAAAAAATACAATCAAGAAGTTATTGCTGAATTGCGTAAAGTAGAAGGAACTATAAGGTTTAGAGTATTGTATTAA
- a CDS encoding M23 family metallopeptidase — protein MKQQKKGAIWVCLFWISYSLIGQVQLKTYTEKIADGYEFLVDNDAYCPISMVLNLELHNMTSTHGNHKIFVIPARSKKHLVTTLKIAKKGRYGYQSKVLYNYGNHLKNTYDQNYRYSLPFAKGQKINVCQGYEGSFSHQNEKALDFAMEIGTAVYAAREGIVVKVIDHNHQTCSERKCTKYNNIILIYHKDGTFSEYVHLQKNGALVKVGDPIKKNQLIAKSGNVGFSTGPHLHFAVFKQKMKGRETIKTKFNVYNSANPMYLEEGMSYKKASN, from the coding sequence ATGAAGCAGCAAAAAAAAGGAGCTATTTGGGTGTGCTTATTTTGGATATCATATTCGTTAATAGGGCAAGTGCAGCTAAAAACATATACTGAAAAAATAGCAGATGGATATGAGTTTTTAGTAGATAATGATGCCTATTGTCCTATATCTATGGTATTAAATTTAGAACTCCATAATATGACATCGACCCATGGGAATCATAAAATTTTTGTCATACCAGCAAGATCGAAAAAACACCTGGTAACAACGCTAAAAATAGCAAAAAAAGGAAGATACGGATACCAATCTAAGGTGTTGTATAATTATGGAAATCATCTAAAAAATACATATGATCAAAATTATAGATACAGTCTTCCCTTTGCAAAGGGGCAAAAGATCAATGTGTGTCAAGGATACGAAGGCAGTTTTTCACATCAAAATGAAAAGGCACTTGATTTTGCCATGGAAATAGGAACAGCTGTTTACGCAGCTAGAGAAGGTATAGTTGTAAAAGTAATAGATCATAACCACCAAACTTGTTCTGAAAGGAAATGTACAAAGTATAACAATATCATTTTAATATATCATAAGGACGGCACTTTTTCAGAATACGTACACCTACAAAAAAATGGCGCTTTAGTGAAAGTGGGTGACCCAATAAAAAAGAATCAACTTATAGCAAAAAGTGGCAACGTAGGTTTTTCTACAGGGCCACATTTGCACTTTGCTGTTTTTAAACAAAAAATGAAAGGAAGGGAAACAATCAAAACAAAGTTTAATGTTTATAATAGTGCAAATCCTATGTATTTAGAAGAAGGTATGTCTTATAAAAAAGCAAGCAATTAA
- the kynU gene encoding kynureninase, translating into MYKATLDYAKEEDKKDPLAYVRAQFHIPKDSNGHDWVYFTGNSLGLQPKATQSYIQQELNDWAKYGVEGHFEAKNPWLPYHEFLTEGMAEIVGAKPSEVVVMNTLTTNLHLLMVSFYQPTPKKYKIVIESDAFPSDRYAVESQLKFHGFDPEEGIIEWKPKEGKELLDICDLENMIETQGEEIALLLIGGVNYYTGQYLDLKRIAEIGHRKHCFVGIDLAHGAGNILPELHDSGVDFAAWCTYKYLNSGPGSLAGLFVHEKHAHNKELPRFAGWWNHNKTTRFNMRQPFDVLSGAEGWQLSNPPILSMAAIRASLDMFQKIGMPALREKSEKLTGYFEFLIRQIPSDKIQIITPRNPKERGCQLSIQVKDADKSVHHKLTAKHIITDWREPDVIRCAPTPMYNTFEEVYNMVTTLKELLSLQA; encoded by the coding sequence ATGTACAAAGCAACACTAGATTACGCAAAAGAAGAAGATAAAAAAGATCCATTAGCCTATGTAAGAGCTCAATTTCATATTCCAAAGGACAGCAATGGTCATGATTGGGTTTATTTTACAGGAAACTCTTTAGGATTGCAGCCAAAAGCAACTCAAAGTTATATCCAACAAGAATTAAATGATTGGGCTAAATATGGAGTAGAAGGGCATTTTGAAGCTAAAAATCCGTGGCTTCCATACCATGAGTTTTTAACAGAAGGAATGGCAGAAATAGTAGGAGCAAAACCTTCCGAAGTGGTGGTGATGAATACCTTAACTACCAACTTACATCTCTTAATGGTATCTTTTTATCAACCTACCCCAAAAAAATATAAAATAGTTATTGAAAGTGATGCTTTTCCGTCTGATCGATATGCTGTAGAATCTCAATTAAAATTTCATGGATTTGACCCAGAAGAAGGAATTATAGAATGGAAACCTAAAGAAGGGAAAGAACTACTGGATATATGTGACTTAGAAAATATGATAGAAACGCAAGGAGAGGAAATTGCCTTGCTATTAATTGGAGGGGTTAATTATTATACAGGGCAATATTTAGATTTAAAGCGAATAGCTGAAATAGGGCATCGTAAGCATTGTTTTGTAGGAATCGATTTGGCGCATGGAGCAGGAAATATTTTGCCGGAGTTGCACGACTCAGGAGTCGATTTTGCTGCATGGTGTACTTATAAGTATTTAAACTCAGGCCCAGGAAGCTTAGCAGGATTATTTGTACATGAAAAGCATGCTCATAATAAAGAATTACCTCGTTTTGCTGGTTGGTGGAATCACAACAAAACGACCCGATTTAATATGCGTCAGCCTTTTGATGTATTATCAGGCGCAGAAGGATGGCAACTGTCTAATCCACCCATTCTATCAATGGCAGCTATTAGAGCTTCTTTAGATATGTTCCAAAAAATAGGAATGCCAGCTTTAAGAGAAAAATCAGAAAAATTAACAGGTTATTTTGAGTTTTTAATTCGCCAAATACCTTCTGATAAGATACAGATAATTACTCCAAGAAATCCGAAAGAAAGAGGCTGCCAATTGTCTATTCAAGTAAAAGATGCAGATAAAAGTGTACATCATAAATTAACAGCAAAACATATTATTACAGATTGGAGAGAGCCAGACGTAATACGTTGTGCACCAACACCAATGTATAATACTTTTGAAGAGGTATATAACATGGTTACTACATTAAAAGAATTACTATCATTACAAGCATAG
- a CDS encoding FAD-dependent oxidoreductase has protein sequence MNKKENIVIIGAGLCGSLLALRLAQRGYKVTIYESRPDLRITDISAGRSINLALSDRGFKALRLAGVAEKAQKICIPMYGRLIHDKKGATFSSNYSGRKEEYINSISRGHLNGILLDEAEQHENVTIHFNTKCIAVDIENTIATFKRYDTKEEVSINADIIIGTDGAGSVLRKSYYLEKKFLFSYSQNYLSHGYKELEIPANHLGKHQISKDHLHIWPRGAYMLIALPNLDGSFTVTLFLSYDEGAYNFNNLTTEEKVTAFFENEFPDALALIPSIKEAFFNNPTGALGTVKCAPWMYKKNTLLMGDAAHAIVPFYGQGMNASFEDVTVFDSILEKYEGDWELIFKEYQKVRKEDTDAIADLAIDNFYEMRDHVANPLFKQKRKLEMDLEKAFPNAYFSKYSMVTFKEDIAYREAMKKGRAQDKALLNMVANHDLEAITDLNEVLKKIQEETNEILIEDKIAGL, from the coding sequence ATGAATAAAAAAGAGAATATTGTAATAATTGGAGCAGGTTTATGCGGCTCATTATTAGCATTAAGACTTGCACAAAGAGGGTATAAGGTAACGATATATGAAAGTAGGCCAGACTTAAGAATCACCGATATTTCAGCAGGAAGATCTATCAATTTAGCACTTTCAGATAGAGGTTTTAAAGCCTTACGTTTGGCAGGAGTAGCAGAAAAAGCACAAAAAATATGCATTCCTATGTATGGGCGTTTGATTCATGATAAGAAAGGAGCTACATTTTCTTCTAATTATTCAGGAAGAAAAGAAGAATATATCAATTCCATATCTAGAGGTCATTTGAATGGCATTCTACTAGATGAAGCTGAACAGCATGAAAATGTAACCATCCATTTTAATACCAAATGTATTGCTGTAGATATTGAAAACACCATTGCTACTTTTAAAAGGTATGATACCAAAGAAGAAGTATCTATAAATGCGGATATCATCATAGGAACAGATGGAGCGGGTTCTGTATTGAGAAAAAGCTATTATTTAGAAAAGAAATTTTTATTTAGTTACTCTCAAAACTATTTATCGCATGGTTATAAAGAGCTTGAAATACCAGCAAATCACTTAGGAAAACATCAAATAAGTAAAGACCATTTGCATATTTGGCCACGAGGAGCATATATGCTAATAGCACTGCCTAATTTAGATGGGAGTTTTACCGTTACATTATTTTTAAGTTATGATGAAGGAGCATATAATTTTAATAATTTAACTACGGAAGAGAAAGTAACCGCATTTTTTGAAAATGAATTTCCAGATGCGTTGGCATTGATTCCGAGTATAAAAGAAGCATTTTTTAACAACCCAACAGGCGCTTTAGGAACGGTAAAATGTGCGCCTTGGATGTATAAAAAAAACACCTTGTTAATGGGAGATGCAGCGCATGCTATTGTACCATTTTACGGACAAGGAATGAATGCTTCTTTTGAAGATGTTACAGTATTTGATAGTATCTTAGAAAAATACGAAGGAGATTGGGAACTCATTTTTAAGGAATACCAAAAAGTAAGAAAGGAAGATACCGATGCAATAGCAGATTTGGCAATAGATAATTTTTACGAAATGAGAGATCATGTGGCAAATCCTTTATTTAAACAGAAGCGAAAATTAGAAATGGACTTAGAAAAAGCTTTTCCAAATGCATACTTTTCTAAATATTCAATGGTAACTTTTAAAGAAGATATAGCATACAGAGAAGCAATGAAAAAGGGGAGAGCACAAGATAAAGCGTTGTTAAATATGGTAGCAAATCATGATTTGGAAGCGATTACCGATTTGAATGAGGTATTGAAAAAGATACAAGAAGAAACTAATGAAATTTTAATAGAAGACAAAATAGCTGGTTTGTAA
- a CDS encoding RidA family protein gives MEKKVTPRGAYPQVKVVGDFIFVSGTSSRRPDNSIAGVDVIDDMGTKRLDIEAQTREVLQNINKNLQTVGASMKDVVDVTTFLVNMNDFAGYNKMYATFFDKETGPTRTTVAVHQLPHPDLVIEIKVTAYKKAPI, from the coding sequence ATGGAAAAAAAAGTAACTCCAAGAGGGGCATACCCACAGGTAAAGGTTGTAGGAGATTTTATTTTTGTGTCAGGCACCAGTTCTCGCCGTCCGGATAATAGTATTGCAGGGGTTGATGTTATAGATGACATGGGAACAAAACGATTAGATATTGAAGCACAAACACGTGAGGTATTGCAAAATATAAACAAGAACTTACAAACTGTAGGTGCTAGTATGAAGGATGTAGTAGATGTTACTACTTTTTTAGTAAATATGAATGATTTTGCAGGCTATAATAAAATGTATGCAACATTTTTTGATAAAGAAACAGGGCCTACTCGTACTACGGTAGCGGTACACCAATTACCACACCCTGATTTGGTTATTGAAATCAAGGTAACCGCTTATAAAAAAGCACCTATATAA
- a CDS encoding phytanoyl-CoA dioxygenase family protein yields the protein MYLEEAKAIHGALRVLPNRHIKGKIRIEESFKKEVFGTETPCAIQAGGVMLMELLLLHASSKSIAEKERRSIHLEFCN from the coding sequence ATCTATTTAGAGGAAGCTAAAGCAATACATGGAGCACTAAGGGTGCTTCCTAATAGGCATATTAAAGGAAAGATAAGAATAGAAGAATCTTTTAAAAAAGAAGTTTTCGGAACAGAAACTCCGTGCGCTATTCAAGCAGGAGGTGTAATGTTAATGGAACTATTGTTATTGCATGCATCTTCAAAATCTATTGCCGAAAAAGAGAGAAGGAGTATTCATCTGGAGTTTTGTAATTAG